CTTGTGGCATTGCAGaagtttatttccatccagttttgcattaattttacaccaagatcttgcatcggtgatggtagagtctgactgctgcgcaaagccttctccagcacatcccaaagattctcaatggggttgaGGTCTGGGCTCtatggtggccaatccatgtgtgaaaatgatgtctcatgctccctgattCACTCTTTTACAATtcgagcccaatgaatcctggcattgtcatcttggaatatgcctgtgccatcagggaagaaaaaaaaaatccattgatggaataatttGGTCATTCAGCATATTcgggtagtcagctgacctaattaagcacatactgttgctgaaactagacctgaccaaatggaggaggcttgtacctatttgcttagttaaatccaggtggtgacttttttggcCAGCcagtgtattttaaacatataaacactaaatgaatgaaaaaaaaaaaaaaaaaatgagataaaGGCAGCAGACCTTCCACCAGTACAGTTAACAGTTCACtctgtgttgtaatgttgtgaTATTTGGATATGTCAAGAGGTGATAGTTAAGAATAAAGCAATCATTTTAAAGTCTGAGCTAGTTCTCCTGTTTTATATGAAtagaaactgaaataaaattgaCCTCATCCACAGGGTGGGCAGGAGGGAAGTACTCTGACCTATCACTGCAGACCAGGTCAGTACCCTTTCCCTGTGAGCTCCAGAACCTGCAGCTCCAACGGATTATGGACCACGATGAGACTCTTCAATGGCCGGCCAGTCACACGGGCTACATGTAAAGGTATTgtacatgactgaaaggttttcatTCTGACttcttttgatttgtttgattagtttgtttgatttgaatgcctttttttttctgtaaagcactttgaattactttgtgttgaatgaattgtgctatacaattGCCTGTATATGCAGTTAACAACAGACATCGCTATCTTTCATCATCTATATAGTGTCCAtaaaaaaggtgtttttattcctcaaatatatataatgaaaCACATGCATAAGTACTATGAGtggggtcacttctccacagatctgacctgtaactttagaaatttaatgccatgctgtagaCCACTctaggcagagagagacaagcAGGGCCCTTGACcataaatgttacatagtgcatcatgAAATAATATCactgaataaactacattttcatatttgttatAGATGTGATGTGTCCAGCTCAGCTGCAGTTGGACAATGGTGACTTCTGGCCCAGAAACCAGTGGTTCAGAGTGGGGGAGGTCCAGAGTTTCTCATGTGGGGGGGGGTTCATGCTGCACGGTACGACCCACAGaaactgcaccatcactggGGAGTGGACCGGGACCACTCCTGTCTGCCGCGACTATGGTAACATTATCAGATCTGAAACTACATTACAGAAACATAACGGAATTataattattgatttattagATTAGTTTTAAGTTGGGAGAAGATAGTTTAGATGTATTTTGAGTATAATTTACCTTAAGGGCATGCCTTATCAAGGAATACCTTGATAAATTGCTAAACTATAATTATTgataaactataaaaaatattcttaatagaatatttatttttaagggtAGTTTTTGAAATATTACATAATAGTGGAGACACGGTTCACTTAGTCCTTACTATTATTGGAATCATGTTTcaatttgagttaattttttttgttagaaaTGCCTGATGACTGCGATGACCCCGGGACACCTCCAGGAGCCCAGAGTCAGTGGTTCTCAGGGCAGTTCCTGATTGGAGACAGAGTGAGCTACAGGTGTCAGAGTGGACTGCAGCTGCTGGGATCTGCTCACAGAGAGTGTCTGGAGCACAGGGAGTGGAGCGGCACTGCCCCGAGATgccaaagtaaaacaaaacactaaaagaTCATTTAAATCAGTGTTTGTTACACCGTGGTACGTGTACACCTGGTGGTATATGGGGGACCTATGTAGTTTGAGTTTTTTCATAGTTAGAGACAAATCtatctatgtttttgtctttttagttGGGTTAATAATTCATTAGAACTACTTTATTTATGGGTTTGTCTCATTGTAGACCTACTTTAGCCCCCTGGTTTACGCCTGATAAAACTAGATTTGCTCAGCTCATTATGATTTTAATTAtgagataaacacatttaattggcATAATGTTTAAATTATGCTTATGTTGGGAATATATTGAATGCATGTTGATTTCTTCCAACTAGGAGTAGATGCAGATAGCTAAAAGTTGGTAGTTGgctatgaatgtaaaaacaaatttactgtaacttttgtgatggcctaagactatgacttcagtcttgtctgagtttggctggagaaagttgttttgcatccacacactgatctgttggatgcagttgcagagtgaatccactggtccatattcacctgctgtcagtgagacatagatctgagtgttatctgcatagttgtggtaggacacattattgctgcgtattaactggccttaCGGCAgtatgtagagattgaacaacaggggtcctagGATTGACttctggggcaccccacaggtcaggggcattttatctgagacaaaTTTTCCAATTTCGACAAAGTACTCCTTGTTTTCTAGAttggacttgaaccagtttagagctgtaccagagatgcccacccagtcctctagtctctgtaagaggatcccgtgatccacagtgtcaatgACAGCACTCAgctctaacaggatcaagactgagactttgtctGCATCAGTATTCAGGCGGATGTGATTtttcaccttgataagagcagtctcagtgctgtggtgtgGTCTAAAATCTGACAGGAAagcatcaaaggagttgttcatttggagaaagttaataagctgttggtaagcaacttttttaaggactttgcctaaaaacgtcagatttgagattggtctgtaattgttcaatattgtggcatcaagactgctcttctttaggagaggatTGATAACTGcatttttcaaagcttttaggaatgttccagattgaagtgacatattaactatgcaagtgagtggtgacacCAAACTGTTtggcacagactttagaaatttagtgggtaacatatcgaggcagcatgtagatgaactcagactggtgacgatctcttggacagttttgtcagttacaggtgcaaagtgagtcagctctaagtgtttAGGTgagtgctgggttgttatttgctttGTGAAATTGatagcatttttaatgccctgaaccttgtcattaaagaatactgcacactcattgcacttagatgtggaaatgagTTCTAACGgcagggtttgttaatctgtttactgttgcaaacagaacacgagagttgttactgtagcttccaataattaaaaaaaataaaatctttcccTTGTTGTTGTACCTGCGCATCTTTTccctgtaaatctcataatgaacctggagttttgacttgcgccattcctgCTCGGACCTTGCgaactcccttttctgtgccctgaccgagtcatcgtTCCTCcatttctgcttatctttaaccattttaaactTCATCGGGGCAAAGGTgtccaaaacattcaaaacattcagagttcaacaaatcatcaataTTAGAAggtgaggcattttcaaagtgtctcatttccatgaacagtgcacctgtgttatcatttttgtgtctcttttgaacaactgcaggaccagccgctgggttgggaataacagacagatcaaagaagacacataaatgttcagacagagcaacatccaccacattgacatttgaaatatttattccttttgtgatgagcaggtccagagtgtgccctctgttgtgggtgggctcactGACATGTTGAGttagaccaaaggtttcaaggacagaactgaggtCTTTAGTATTTCTATCAAACACATTATCcgcatgtacattaaaatcacctgtaatgactaaaccatcaaagtctgtgtaTACGACTGAaagccatccatccatttttttccgctTTATCCGGAACAGGGTCGCGGAGgccagcagtttcagcagggaagcccagacttccctctccacacacacttcctccagctcttccgggagaatcccgaggcgttcccaggccagccgagagacaaagTCCCTCCagggtgtcctgggtcttccccggggcctcctcccggtgggatgTCTCccgaacacctccctagggaggcgtccaggaggcatccggaatagatgcccgagccacctcaactggctcctctcgacgtggaggagcagggctctactctgagctcctcccgtgtgactggctcctcaccctatctctaagggagcacccagccaccctgcggaggaaactctttttcggccgcttgtatcagCGATcctgtcctttcggtcattaaagcatcaaagctcatgaccataggtgagggtaggagtgtagattgaccggtaaatcgagagctttgccttccggctcagcttcttctttaccacaacggtccgatacagcgactgcatcactgcagacgctgcaccgatatacctgtcaatctcacactccatccgtccctcactcgtgaacaagaccccgagatatttgaactcctccacttgaggcaaggactctccacccacctggagagggcaaaccacctttttccggtcgagaaccgtggccttggatttggaggtgctgattttcatcccagccgctttacactcggctgcaaaccgccccagtgccttcTGCAGGTCCTcgtttgatgaagccatcaggacaacatcatctgcaaacagcagagatgagatcctgtggtttccgaaccagaccccctccagcccctggctgcgcctagaaattctgtccataaatataatgaacagaactggtgaccaagggcagccctggtggagtctaacatgcactgggaacaggtctgacttactgccggcaatgcaaacacagcttctgctccggtcatacagggaccggacagcccttagcaaagggccctggaccccatactcccggagcaccccccaatggacaccacaagggacacggtcaaatgccttctccagatccacaaaacacatgtggactggttgggcaaactctcatgaaccctcgaggacccgatggagagcatagagctggtccagtgttccgtgtctgggatgaaaaccacactgctccttctgattccgaggttcaactatcggtcggattctcctctccagtaccctggaatagaccttaccgggaaggctgaggagtgtgattcccctgtaattggaacacaccctccggtcccccgtcttaaacagagggaccaccaccccggtctgccattccaaaggtactgtccccaactgccacgtgatgttgcaaaggcgtgtcagccaagacagccccacaacatccggAGATTTAAGatacggatctcatccacccccggagccttgccaccgaggagattaccaaccacctcagtgacttcagccagggtgatggatgagtccaccCTTGAGTCCTCaaactctgcttcctcctcggaataTGTGACAGTGGGACTGAGGAgatcaaagtattccttccaccgcccaactacatccccagttgaggtcagcagctctctgcCCACACTGTAGACAGTgctggtgaagcactgcttccccctcctgaggcgtcggacggttagCCAGAATTTCTCCGAGGCTgaccgatagtcctcctccatggcctccccgaactcctcccagccCCGaatttttgcctctgcaactgcACAGGCTGTGGCACCCTTGGCCTGACGGTACCTGCTTCATCGTCGGCTGAAAGCATCTcggtaaaatcatcaataaaattTAGACAGTGCtagggaggtttgtatatgactaagtagaagatggagggggattgttttagctccattttaaaggaaacatactcaaaagatgaaaacaccccaaatgaaaACGTGTGAGTGaccaaattatctctaaaaaatgcacacacacctctaccctttttgtttactcgtgtttcagaatCACATTTGAAGCTGGGTgaagttgattccactagaaatgcattacctgtgtttttgtcgagctatgtttcggttaaaaacaaagttaagattaaaagaagaaataaataattaattaaaaatgacttgttacataaagatctgacatttaGCGCAAGCAAGATTAGTTttagtaggactggatgttatcttcttacagggaatgtgaacaaAATTTCTccaactgtccttctgttaatcagtctacgtggtgttactgtagatatagctccaccACAGGGCCTCAGCCTGATATGATCTTTATCATGattgtatgtcctgagacagcagaggtaCTTGTGGTAACTTCTGTGATGGTACTAAATATTGCTCCTTTATTGGTGTGAAAACTTTGAGAACCATTGATTTAGTTAATTTACTTCTTTTAAttataatgttcatatattttgCCTTATATTGTTCTTTTCTCATTATTACCCATAGGCCCATACATGTTTGACTCACccactgcagcagcagcagcactggcTGGATCTCTAGCAGGAGTCATGGATGTACTGTCTCCAGAATTCATTAAAGATAAAACAGGTCAGACAgggctggggaaaaaaaaaacaaaaaaacaacccaacatTTAAACGTcttaacattttgatttaaggccctgtacctgtGTACTGTCATATAATTCAGTGTTTTAATTGTCTGAGAATCCTTACCATGCTTGATTGTTATTAGTTTTACTGTGGTAGCAAAACTCCGATCTGGCCTCTGAAAACtgtgaaaatataatattataatataatattattataaactcatcaaggtgaatGGATAAGATGTTCGGaattcataaggtaagtgagaaatatgtttggaccactgcaaaccatttaaaatgaattagttctgttttcacattttttatttttcttaaatcaagatacagcacttttaaaataaaatctgactctgaatgttatttaaatatgtatCATGAATAATATAAAACCAATATTTCTCAGAAGTTgtaagtattttgttttttctctttcagcAAATTTTCAGCGATCGATTGGGATCTCTGCAGGGAGTCGCCTTAATGTGTTCATCGTTCTGGACACCTCCGGGAGCATCACGGCAACAGACTTTAACTCATCCAGAAAGGCCACCATCGATCTCATCAGAAAGGTTTGAGTAGCTTTGCAGTCGGGGACATCGGCTATAGATGCATAGAatattgtttgtgttttctccCCTTATGTGTTCTCTGTAAACACAGCCTTGAGGGAAAGTTGTAAAGCTTTCAAAAGGTATAGAAATGAATTGCAAAGATTGCAAAGAAGAGGTTTATagtcactacatttacatgcacaaagAAATCCAAGTGTGTTAAACAACTAAATTCAACTTGTCTTTACCCTAAAACTCTTGTCCCACTCGACAGGCAGGCCAAAGAACCAAATAGGAGCGAACAGGGACTATGAGGTGGAACAGGTGGTTGCAGTAACTTGGTAATTATAGCTGCAAAATTTTAGTGCTTAtgctaataaaaacagctatcatacatataaccacacttttggcagaaataaacaaacatgtcaTGAGCgttaagcattttattttcagacatgCTAGGAATTGTGTTACTCACAAATTATTAGCTCTCCGCAGCAGAAATATACATTGAAGCTAAGGTAAGTTTAGATTTTCACTAAcgtagcagacaaaaacaaagtaacatgTGGTCAGTGGATGCACGGTGTAGAGCTGTAGCTAAAATGGGTCTAAACAAATGTCTCATATTTAAGAATAAGATATTGGGTGTGGTCAACTGGATCACAGATAGGTCTAAGTTATACTAAAAAACAGGTGCTTATCAAGGTCCTTGGAGGGCAGATACTTAGTAGGCAAAAATGCAAAGTGACATGTTTCATATTTTCCTGGCTGTATCTTACCTTGTGCTGTGAACATCTCTCCTAGCCTGCACTTAATGTAAATCGAACTGCACAGATATACATTAAGTGCAGGTTAGGAGAGGCCAATACATCTATGGGAGAAGCCAATACATCCAAGTATATATTGGCTTCTCCcacagactttataaagaagtggagtaagtgagtgttAAGTCCACCCATAGCattggctccagccaaatgaagcttattgagACTAGTGGttacaggggcaaatttggagctgagttccatattttgaattttgaccgcgagtatcataataaccaaagagccaatccaaagtgaGGCTGATGAGAGTAATGACCTTTCCTCACTGCTAGTTTAGCACGGAacagcaaagctgtcaatcaaacctgttgctaatgctagcgggagcgacttcgggaaagaaggcacttgatttgttgttaatgttcatatctttatttacagacacaaaataaaaaccccaggatcatgtagagcgcaTTAATGtgaaccaaaatgatgaggctcactgcagcagttacagagaggagtgacaatttttcaatataaagtgaattggaacctgAGCTGATGCAATTGGAAgtatgcccatgatcacttattatttggaacatggtggctagcaggttagctatgtccatctatatatacagtctctggATTCTTCAGATGTGTCACTGGGATCTTTGAGATTCGATTCTAtcttgcgttttttttttttttttcattatgggtgcttattgatcaaaaataccttggaaaacaggcattcttactatgagtggagTTGCCTCTCTATAGATCTGACCTACAATTTCGCTTTCTGACgccactgcttgtctccaaggagatggaTACATGCATTTACTAAAATATTTGCTTGCTTGCATTTCTCACTGAGGAATAGTTTCTGTGGATTTGTCATTATGGTATTGAAAATGACTTTATGATCTATAATGAGATTGAGTTCCAATGTTACTGGCACATCCAATCCTCCAATTTTCTTGCAGCTGGCAACATATGAAGTCCAGATTAGGTACCATGTATTGTCTTTTGCCACTGAAGTCATTGACATCGTGGACATCCTCAACATCTACACCCGTGACAATGAAAACCGGGTCATTTCCACTCTGGAGGACTTTGACCCAAAATGTAAGGACCTTTATTCATAAGCATGCACATACTTCATACCTATAACTAGGTACTACTAATCTTAACTACATTCACTTTTTGCTGGGGGTtctgtcacatgcttgtctccatggagatcattgctttgcttggaatggtccacagtgtggcataaagtcatattttgcatttaattagaggtgttttttattgcatgaAAAAATGCGGAAAGGTCCCCGCTTCTTTTTGTGAGCAGAGGACCTCTCCatagacctgtaacttggcttggtgctGTCACCTGTTTGACTCCACGTACGAGCCttctccagttggtcaggtctaggttcaacaacagtatgtgctcaaagaatgaggtcagctgactacctgaatatactgaatgaccagattattccatcaatggattttttcttccctgatggcacgggcatattccaagatgacaatgccaggattcatcaggctcaaattgtgaaagaatggttcagggagcatgagatatcattttcacacagggattggccaccacagagtccagaccccttaaccccattgagaatttttgggatgtgctggagaaggctttgcccAACAGTCAGACTCttccatcatcaatgcaagataatggtgaaaaattaatgcaacactggatggaaatacattttgtgacattgcagaagcttattgaaacaatgctacagcaaatgtgtgctgtaattaAAGCTAAAGGCAATCTAACCAAAGAGAGTGTGtgacctcttttttttttttttttttttttgtttattggtggtggtgactttttttttggccaggcagtgtagataagtttaatgctatactgttgaGCATTTGAAACAAAGCAATCTTCAAGaaaaaagcaggtggcagaccagaaaagtgacatagtgcatgtttaatgagaaaaatgtggAAAGGAAACAAGTGAATATTGTATCTTCAAATATGATGTGAAGCTCAGAAAACATGTATTGGTTTTAAagaagtaataataatgtagTGTTCTGATGTAAGGAATCACACCAAATTTCTaatggttgtttattttttaacacaatggTTACTGTCGTAAAGCCAGGTAATTGGGACAAAATAGTGCAGTACTCGGGAaaggtttacagtttttatttacaaaatgtgaaatacagttCAAAAACGTGGGTAGATCTGGCGAGAAGCAGGAGGCTGGGTGCGGGCGGTACAAAGGGGCTGAGGAGGTGGACAGAGCCGGGATGGGGAGCAGAGCGTGAGCCGGGGTTCGGGAACGGGGAATGCTGAGGCAGGGATGCCGGGAACAAGACGAGACAAGACaataccaggactgaaacaaagcCGGGAGCGCAGGAGCCGGGAGGAACCAGGGAACGGGATGTTGACACATGGACATCTGGCCCCAAGCAGGATGTAGATAtgcagacgatctggccccgagcAGGATGTAGatacgcagacgatctggccccgagcAGGATGTAGCTgcgcagacgatctggccccgacCAGGATGTAGATACacagacgatctggccctgtgtgtctggtcctggctcctcttatacccggcaggtggtgttgattgtgctgatgagctgcaggtgcgctcGGGTGGAGCCAGGTCcccagctccggcaggtgagggagggaaggagcaggacaggaggtaaaacaAGGACAAGAATAGTGTGGATCGTGACAGGTTACTGTAGGTCGTAACTCACgccaaaacaagcacaaaacaacagcagcctcAGCACACTCAAAACAGTCTCCAAAATAGACCATTTACTGATGAAAAGAACCTTCacgtcacatacaaaagcatttaCATTAATAACAACgcaaacagttacaagaacaacaaaaggtgtcaactctgaactaaacacaaaatttcAGATTATTAGATGTTAATGTTTTGCTTGATATAATTTCCACAGGCCTGAGTCATTTTTATAACATTGTACTGTGTTCTTGTATCTGCAGGTCATGGTCCAAAAACTGGCACGAACCTTTTTGCTGCATTGTCTAAAGTCAATGAGAAAATAGCTTTTTTAAAGATAAGTGAAAAGAAACACTTCAATGAGACACAAAATGTAATCATAATACAAACTGACGGTAAAtcattttgttcattcattAACATCTAAGCAAATATAGTCTGTTACAGTTGTAACATACTATATTTACTATGttaactatttttatttgtttcaggtTATTCTAATATTGGAAATAAGTCATCTCTTGCATTGAAAATGATACGGAGCACTCTTGGTTATAACTACACAGCCATTGACCACACCCATGAGAGGCTGTTAGgtatttttggggtttttttggtatTAAAATTACAGGTATAGATACAGTCAGTAACCAAATGTAGTATTCGCCTTCTTCCGGAAGTTGCGTTGGGGGCCGCCATTATtgttcaggttgtattattttgatcttCGACTCTATATGGTTCTAAATGGAGAGATttggtgcattgttgacttgttggtgaaCATGAACAGTTTAcccaaatcaacctactttatgtcATATGTCactcaaattctccattaaaatgaatgggattcctgcttaactggaagtgccaccaccAAAGAAACTGTGGTTTAGTGGCATTTAGAGGAAAAAGTAAGTggggcagaataaggtgaatatagTTTGGCTATGTACAGAGAAGGGATAGTGAATATGTGGTTATTTATTCAGTGTACACCGATGCCAATAAATATGGGGACTAGAGGAAGACAAATGTGACAATGATGGTGGGGATAGTTGTTGGAGTTcttgatgttttgtttgttatttcagaTGTTTATGTGTTTGGAGTCGGCTCCAAAGTAAAGAAAGAGGAACTGAACTCTTTGGCCTCAAAGAAACGTGGCGAGGAGCACCTTTTCATTTTAGAAAACTACAGCAACCTTGGAAAAGTGTTCAACCAAATCATCAGTGAGTATAGACTATTTCATTCACTGTAGGTGACACCAATACTATCtcagaataatattattataaaagtGCTTGTGGATGGATAAGCACCTGCTTATTTTCATGGAGACgcttttgttttgcctggaatattccacagtatggcattaaacttattaatGTAGGATTTAGTTAGTGCTTTTGTTGcgcaaaagtaaaaacatgcatttattgtGAGCggagttgcctctccacagatctgacctttaccTCACCTATGAGGTAAAGATCTATGGAAATACATATGTttattgccatattgtggaacattccaggcaaagcaatatttctatagagacaagcaggtgccataGCCTAACCCAAACCCTTGACCAAAAGATTGCCATCTTTACCATCTTCTCAAGCTACCACTGTCACATGACCATAAACACCACTGCTATATCCCCTACTTCTCTCACCCATACTCAAAAGAAAACATATGTtacaataattttattttttaactgttCTAGGTGACAAAACAGTGACAATTTGTGGACTAGCCCAAGAGGATGTGCCAGATGACAGTAGCTTTTACACTCATCCCTGGCATGTTACCTTTGCAGGGGTAAGAACCAGTTTAGGAATCgtatcatgtatttattttatgtattttatttgtttcctCTTTTGAAGAATTGGACAGAACAAAAGTGCTCTGGATCCATTATAAGCCAAAACTGGGTGCTGACAGCTGCTCATTGTTTTGGCAGGAAAGGTTCAGACCAGGTCCCTcacaaaattgaaataaaatatggTGAGTACAGTGTGGTGCTGTAAATTCTTtatcctttttatttattagatcaacaacatgttttaaagttcagatatggg
This Periophthalmus magnuspinnatus isolate fPerMag1 chromosome 13, fPerMag1.2.pri, whole genome shotgun sequence DNA region includes the following protein-coding sequences:
- the si:ch1073-280e3.1 gene encoding complement factor B: MLVKLTLWILYASVHKVYSDLQPRNCSTSGGINGGHVTYSKGGQEGSTLTYHCRPGQYPFPVSSRTCSSNGLWTTMRLFNGRPVTRATCKDVMCPAQLQLDNGDFWPRNQWFRVGEVQSFSCGGGFMLHGTTHRNCTITGEWTGTTPVCRDYEMPDDCDDPGTPPGAQSQWFSGQFLIGDRVSYRCQSGLQLLGSAHRECLEHREWSGTAPRCQSPYMFDSPTAAAAALAGSLAGVMDVLSPEFIKDKTANFQRSIGISAGSRLNVFIVLDTSGSITATDFNSSRKATIDLIRKLATYEVQIRYHVLSFATEVIDIVDILNIYTRDNENRVISTLEDFDPKCHGPKTGTNLFAALSKVNEKIAFLKISEKKHFNETQNVIIIQTDGYSNIGNKSSLALKMIRSTLGYNYTAIDHTHERLLDVYVFGVGSKVKKEELNSLASKKRGEEHLFILENYSNLGKVFNQIISDKTVTICGLAQEDVPDDSSFYTHPWHVTFAGNWTEQKCSGSIISQNWVLTAAHCFGRKGSDQVPHKIEIKYGNKLYGESSVMSKQVIMHPKYNVEGLKQRNVKEFYDYDVALVEVDTPIPLSWKARPICLPCTVPANRAMKKVNSTCEQHRNELILLNRTSVSFIQKTSQGLKRKETHIHIGNQRRACVEKARNTISDAEVTLEEYVPERFFCSGGTINKKDSITRKGDSGGSLFLEKRKRFFQVGVVSWGTHGSDDVSSKFPPSDARDFHINVFKMMSWLKKYLGNDIQFLSDVN